One Trachemys scripta elegans isolate TJP31775 chromosome 4, CAS_Tse_1.0, whole genome shotgun sequence genomic region harbors:
- the GON7 gene encoding EKC/KEOPS complex subunit GON7 gives MELRAQLTGRDGQERPLRVRCEPEPGAGGELRGLLRGVSQLQEQVSALLAPLVEQESGGLAGAGTAAGPRGDVGEEEEEEEDEENNIDVKTCVDGPPLKRTKSQHS, from the exons ATGGAGCTGCGGGCGCAGCTGACCGGGCGCGACGGGCAGGAGCGGCCGCTTCGCGTGCGCTGTGAGCCCGAGCCCGGCGCCGGCGGGGAGCTCCGGGGGCTGCTGCGCGGCGTCTCCCAGCTGCAGGAGCAGGTCTCGGCGCTGCTCGCGCCCCTAGTGGAGCAAGAGAGCGGGGGGCTCGCGGGGGCGGGGACCGCCGCCGGGCCGCGGG gtgatgttggggaggaagaggaggaggaggaagatgaagaaaaCAACATTGATGTCAAAACATGTGTGGATGGACCGCCTTTAAAACGGACAAAAAGTCAGCACTCCTGA
- the TMEM251 gene encoding transmembrane protein 251, translating into MMNFRQRMGWIGVGLYLLASAAAFYYVFEINETYNKLALEHIQQHPEEPQEGTTWTHSLKARLLSLPFWLWTILFLIPYLQMFLFLYSCTRADPKTVGYCIIPICLAVVCNRHQTFVKASNQISRLQLIDT; encoded by the coding sequence ATGATGAACTTCCGCCAGAGGATGGGATGGATTGGTGTGGGGTTGTATCTATTAGCAAGTGCTGCAGCTTTTTACTATgtctttgaaatcaatgagacttacAACAAACTAGCACTGGAGCACATTCAACAGCACCCTGAGGAGCCACAAGAAGGAACCACATGGACACACTCCTTGAAAGCACGACTGCTGTCCCTGCCTTTTTGGCTCTGGACTATTCTATTTTTAATACCATATTTGCAGATGTTTTTGTTCCTTTATTCCTGTACAAGAGCTGACCCCAAAACTGTGGGCTATTGCATCATTCCGATCTGCCTGGCTGTTGTTTGCAATCGGCACCAAACATTTGTGAAGGCCTCTAATCAGATCAGTAGATTACAGTTGATTGACACTTAA